A single region of the Bacteroides luhongzhouii genome encodes:
- a CDS encoding DUF6377 domain-containing protein: MRKFILPVLLCFIFINPATANDEIKSLLKTLDKALKYKLDYAEQKQEQIDSLKIELKLHHKIHKKVQIAELLCFAYSSFQKDSALTYAIHMNELAQESGDGELIIEAKLDYARILSSMGFFKEALSIVNPIQHELLSPKLRVEYFLGQATIYNHQKNFASSEIESRKNDLIEQTYRDSLLQCAEVPSNIRAFTIAPILLHKKKYNDAIHMLDSAYLSYPQYSRNAGILAYSLASAYQGKGDSRNAIKYFAISAISDVISGTRENRSLRILAKLIFESGDIDRAYAYMKNAMEDAILCNARINTIEASDMYLFIDKAFQEKEKRKFVIINSLLSSLCLVCILLIILFTQLKKQKKKVEQANKSLSYHLDEIQNINSALADSSKIKEEYVGLYMEQYTNYITQIDSFKKRALKIAKSEDINKVVSFLKSSLNTEGDLAEFYNNFDKAILNLFPNFVADFNALLSPENAIIPGTGKLLTPELRIFALIRLGITDSVKIAHFLQYSLSTIYNYRSKMRSKAIGDRNSFEERVGRIGQ, encoded by the coding sequence ATGAGAAAGTTTATTTTACCTGTGTTACTCTGCTTTATTTTTATCAATCCGGCTACAGCTAACGATGAAATCAAGTCATTACTAAAAACATTAGATAAAGCCCTAAAGTATAAATTAGATTATGCAGAACAAAAGCAAGAGCAAATAGATAGTCTCAAAATAGAACTGAAGTTACACCATAAAATACACAAAAAAGTACAAATAGCCGAATTATTATGTTTCGCCTATTCTTCCTTTCAAAAAGATTCCGCTTTAACCTATGCTATTCATATGAATGAGTTGGCTCAAGAAAGTGGAGATGGAGAGCTTATCATTGAAGCCAAGTTAGATTATGCGCGTATTTTATCTTCCATGGGATTTTTCAAAGAAGCATTGTCCATTGTCAATCCCATACAACATGAATTATTGTCTCCCAAACTTAGAGTGGAATACTTCCTCGGACAAGCCACTATCTACAATCACCAGAAGAATTTTGCTTCCAGTGAAATAGAATCACGCAAGAATGATTTGATAGAACAAACTTATCGTGACTCCTTACTTCAATGCGCAGAAGTCCCTTCCAATATACGGGCTTTCACAATTGCTCCTATCCTGCTACACAAAAAGAAATATAATGATGCCATCCATATGCTGGATAGCGCTTATTTAAGCTATCCCCAATATTCACGGAATGCCGGCATATTAGCTTATTCATTAGCCTCCGCCTATCAAGGCAAAGGCGACTCCAGGAATGCGATCAAATACTTTGCCATATCCGCCATATCCGATGTAATAAGCGGAACAAGAGAGAACCGCTCTTTGCGAATATTGGCAAAACTTATTTTTGAAAGTGGAGACATAGATCGGGCATACGCATACATGAAAAATGCAATGGAAGATGCGATTTTATGTAATGCAAGAATTAATACTATCGAAGCCTCGGATATGTATCTCTTCATCGACAAGGCCTTTCAAGAGAAAGAGAAACGCAAATTTGTTATTATCAATAGCCTACTCAGTTCGCTGTGCCTTGTCTGTATCCTATTAATTATACTTTTCACCCAACTAAAGAAGCAAAAGAAAAAAGTGGAACAAGCCAATAAAAGCCTGTCATACCATTTGGATGAAATACAAAACATAAATTCTGCACTGGCTGATAGCAGTAAAATTAAGGAAGAATATGTGGGATTATATATGGAACAATATACCAACTATATCACTCAGATAGACAGTTTCAAGAAAAGAGCCCTTAAAATAGCAAAGAGTGAAGATATCAATAAAGTGGTTTCTTTCCTCAAGTCTTCGCTAAATACAGAAGGAGATCTGGCAGAGTTTTATAATAATTTCGACAAAGCAATCCTCAACTTATTCCCAAACTTCGTAGCGGACTTTAACGCACTCTTATCACCCGAAAATGCTATAATACCTGGTACTGGTAAACTACTGACTCCCGAACTGAGAATCTTTGCACTGATTCGGTTAGGAATTACAGATAGTGTGAAAATAGCCCATTTCCTGCAATACTCATTATCAACTATCTACAACTACCGCTCGAAAATGAGAAGCAAAGCCATTGGTGATCGTAACTCTTTCGAAGAAAGAGTAGGACGCATCGGACAATAA
- a CDS encoding SIS domain-containing protein: protein MIDSIKQLLQQEAQAVLNIPVTDAYEKAVKLIVEQIHQKKGKLVTSGMGKAGQIAMNIATTFCSTGIPSVFLHPSEAQHGDLGILQENDLLLLISNSGKTREIVELTRLAHNLNPDLKFIVITGNPDSPLAKESDVCLSTGKPAEVCVLGMTPTTSTTAMTVIGDILVVQTMKETGFTIAEYSKRHHGGYLGEKSRSLCEK from the coding sequence ATGATAGACTCCATCAAACAACTTTTGCAACAGGAAGCACAAGCTGTGCTCAATATCCCTGTAACAGACGCTTATGAAAAAGCAGTGAAACTGATTGTAGAACAAATACATCAGAAAAAGGGAAAACTGGTAACTTCCGGTATGGGAAAAGCCGGACAGATTGCCATGAACATTGCTACAACTTTCTGTTCCACCGGTATTCCATCCGTCTTTCTGCATCCCAGCGAGGCGCAACACGGGGACTTGGGTATTTTACAAGAAAATGATTTACTCCTGTTGATCTCCAACTCGGGCAAGACACGGGAAATTGTGGAATTAACCCGTCTGGCTCATAATCTGAATCCGGATTTGAAGTTTATTGTTATTACTGGTAATCCGGACAGTCCGTTAGCAAAAGAGTCGGATGTTTGTCTTAGTACCGGTAAGCCGGCTGAAGTCTGTGTGTTAGGTATGACTCCTACTACCTCTACCACTGCCATGACAGTGATCGGAGATATATTGGTGGTACAAACCATGAAAGAAACAGGATTTACGATCGCCGAATACTCAAAACGCCATCATGGTGGTTATCTGGGAGAAAAATCAAGATCACTATGCGAAAAGTAA
- a CDS encoding M16 family metallopeptidase, producing MQGNEYTLPNGLRIIHEPTLSKVAYCGFAIDAGTRDEAENEQGMAHFVEHLIFKGTEKRKAWHILNRMENVGGDLNAYTNKEETVVYAAFLKEHLERALELLGDIVFHSTFPQHEIEKETEVIIDEIQSYEDTPSELIFDDFEDMIFRNHPLGRNILGKPELLRSFRTEDVLSFTRRFYQPGNMVFFVQGQYDFKRIVRLVEKYLSDIPDVRVENRRTPPPLYVPEHLTVPRDTHQAHVMIGSRGYNAYDDKRTALYLLNNVLGGPGMNSKLNVALRERRGLVYNVESNLTSYTDTGAFCIYFGTDVEDMDTCLKLTYKELKRMRDVKMTSSQLAAAKKQLIGQIGVASDNFENNALGMAKTYLHYHKYESSELVFKRIEELTAEQLLEVANEMFAEEYLSTLIYK from the coding sequence ATGCAAGGTAACGAATATACATTGCCAAATGGCTTACGTATTATCCATGAACCGACCCTCTCAAAAGTAGCTTATTGTGGTTTTGCGATCGATGCCGGAACACGCGATGAGGCAGAGAATGAGCAGGGAATGGCCCATTTTGTAGAACATCTGATTTTTAAGGGAACGGAGAAGCGGAAAGCCTGGCATATCCTCAACCGGATGGAGAATGTGGGGGGTGACCTGAATGCTTACACTAATAAGGAAGAAACGGTGGTCTATGCCGCTTTCCTGAAAGAACATTTGGAACGGGCACTTGAACTGTTGGGGGATATTGTATTTCATTCAACTTTTCCGCAGCATGAGATAGAAAAAGAAACGGAGGTCATTATTGATGAAATCCAGTCGTATGAGGATACTCCGTCGGAACTGATCTTCGATGATTTTGAAGATATGATCTTCCGCAATCATCCATTGGGAAGAAACATTCTTGGTAAACCGGAACTTCTGCGAAGTTTTCGCACGGAAGATGTTCTATCGTTTACCCGCCGGTTTTACCAACCGGGGAATATGGTGTTTTTTGTTCAGGGACAATATGATTTCAAAAGAATCGTCCGTTTGGTAGAAAAATACCTTTCGGATATTCCTGATGTAAGAGTAGAGAATCGTCGTACACCTCCGCCTCTTTATGTGCCGGAACATTTGACGGTTCCCAGAGACACACACCAGGCACATGTTATGATTGGTAGCCGTGGCTATAATGCGTATGACGACAAACGCACGGCTCTCTATTTATTGAACAATGTCCTCGGAGGTCCCGGAATGAATAGCAAACTCAATGTGGCCCTTCGTGAGCGCAGAGGACTGGTTTATAATGTCGAATCCAATCTGACCTCCTACACGGATACAGGGGCTTTCTGTATTTATTTCGGGACGGATGTAGAAGATATGGATACCTGTTTGAAACTGACCTATAAGGAACTGAAGCGAATGCGTGATGTGAAAATGACTTCCTCCCAATTGGCAGCAGCGAAAAAGCAGTTGATCGGACAAATCGGAGTGGCATCTGATAACTTTGAGAATAATGCACTGGGAATGGCGAAAACATACCTTCATTATCATAAATATGAATCATCCGAGCTTGTTTTTAAGCGTATTGAGGAGTTGACAGCAGAGCAACTACTGGAGGTTGCCAATGAAATGTTTGCGGAAGAGTATTTATCAACGCTGATTTATAAGTAG
- a CDS encoding SGNH/GDSL hydrolase family protein has product MRNLTRNVWICLGLIMFPLTTFGQQKNNFTYVPAQELLLVGKATTEGEYFHRVDTAKYCTMPPAVKKLFTNSAGLAISFTTNSPVIKAKWTVPDNYQLPNLTRLAQKGLDLYIKRDGKWQFAGVGMPGGVTTERVIVDNMGTEEKECLLYLPLYDELKNLEIGVSSDAHIHKGENPFKDKIVVYGSSILQGASASRPGMAYPARLSRSSGYNFINLGLSGNGKMEKEVAEMLADIDADAFILDCIPNPSPKEITERTVDFVMTLREKHPDTPIIIIQTLIRETGNFNQKARENVKRQNEAITEQVEVLRKKGVKNLYFIKEDHFLGTDHEGTIDGTHPNDLGFDRMLKKYKPAIGKILKIKFRDK; this is encoded by the coding sequence ATGAGAAACTTAACACGAAATGTCTGGATTTGCCTGGGTCTGATAATGTTTCCCCTTACAACATTCGGACAGCAGAAGAACAATTTTACCTATGTACCTGCCCAAGAGCTTTTACTGGTAGGAAAAGCGACCACCGAAGGTGAATATTTCCATCGGGTAGACACAGCAAAGTATTGTACGATGCCTCCTGCGGTAAAGAAACTATTCACTAACTCTGCAGGTTTGGCTATTTCCTTCACAACGAACAGTCCGGTGATAAAAGCTAAATGGACTGTTCCTGACAATTACCAATTGCCAAACTTGACCAGATTAGCCCAGAAAGGCTTGGATTTGTATATCAAACGGGATGGGAAATGGCAATTTGCCGGAGTAGGGATGCCGGGTGGCGTGACTACGGAAAGAGTGATTGTCGATAATATGGGAACCGAAGAGAAAGAATGTTTGTTATATCTGCCTTTATACGATGAGTTGAAGAATCTGGAGATAGGTGTTTCTTCTGATGCTCACATACATAAAGGAGAAAATCCGTTCAAAGATAAAATAGTAGTCTACGGATCCAGTATTTTGCAGGGAGCTTCTGCCAGCCGTCCGGGCATGGCCTATCCGGCCCGCTTATCCCGTAGCAGTGGATATAATTTCATTAATTTGGGATTGAGTGGCAATGGGAAAATGGAGAAAGAAGTTGCCGAGATGTTAGCGGATATTGATGCGGATGCTTTTATCTTGGATTGTATTCCTAATCCTTCTCCAAAAGAGATTACCGAACGGACTGTAGACTTTGTAATGACCTTGCGGGAGAAACATCCGGATACACCTATTATTATCATACAGACATTGATACGCGAAACAGGAAACTTTAATCAGAAAGCCCGTGAAAATGTAAAGCGACAGAATGAGGCTATAACTGAACAGGTAGAAGTGTTGCGTAAAAAAGGCGTAAAGAATCTGTATTTCATTAAAGAAGACCATTTCCTGGGGACAGATCATGAGGGAACCATTGACGGAACTCACCCGAACGATTTGGGATTCGACCGAATGTTGAAGAAGTATAAACCGGCTATTGGTAAGATTCTGAAAATCAAGTTTAGAGATAAATGA
- a CDS encoding carbohydrate kinase family protein, with the protein MRKVIGIGETILDIIFRGDQPSAAVPGGSVFNGIVSLGRMGINVGFISETGNDRVGNIILQFMRENNIPTDHVNVFPDGKSPVSLAFLNAQSDAEYIFYKDYPKQRLDVLFPKLEEDDIVMVGSYYALNPVLREKVLELLDQAREKKAIIYYDPNFRSSHKNEAMKLAPTIIENLEYADIVRGSLEDFLYMYNMQDIDKIYKDKIKFYCPRFICTAGGEKVTLRTNLVNKDYPVEPLQAVSTIGAGDNFNAGLIYGLLKYDVRYRDLNNLNEEIWDKIIQCGKDFAAEVCGSFSNSVSVEFAKKYK; encoded by the coding sequence ATGCGAAAAGTAATCGGTATTGGAGAAACAATCCTCGATATCATCTTTCGAGGTGACCAGCCTTCCGCAGCCGTACCGGGAGGCTCTGTATTCAACGGCATCGTCTCATTGGGACGAATGGGAATAAACGTCGGCTTCATCAGTGAAACCGGAAATGACCGTGTAGGCAATATTATCCTGCAGTTTATGCGTGAGAATAATATCCCCACGGATCACGTCAACGTATTCCCGGACGGAAAATCACCGGTATCTCTGGCTTTCCTGAATGCACAAAGCGATGCAGAGTATATCTTTTACAAAGATTACCCAAAACAGCGCTTGGACGTCCTATTCCCTAAATTAGAGGAGGATGACATTGTGATGGTGGGTTCGTATTATGCACTGAATCCGGTATTACGGGAAAAGGTTCTCGAATTACTCGATCAGGCACGAGAAAAGAAAGCCATCATCTATTATGACCCGAATTTCCGCTCTTCTCATAAGAACGAAGCCATGAAACTGGCTCCAACCATTATTGAAAATCTTGAATATGCAGACATTGTACGCGGTTCATTGGAGGATTTCCTCTATATGTATAATATGCAGGATATAGACAAGATATACAAGGATAAAATCAAGTTCTATTGCCCACGCTTCATCTGTACTGCAGGCGGGGAAAAGGTAACGTTGCGCACCAATCTGGTCAACAAAGATTATCCGGTAGAACCGTTACAGGCAGTCAGCACCATTGGAGCCGGCGACAATTTTAACGCAGGACTCATTTATGGATTACTCAAATATGATGTTCGATACCGCGATCTAAATAACTTGAATGAAGAAATCTGGGATAAAATAATCCAATGCGGAAAAGACTTCGCAGCGGAGGTTTGCGGAAGTTTCAGCAATTCTGTTTCGGTGGAGTTTGCTAAGAAATACAAATAA
- a CDS encoding D-isomer specific 2-hydroxyacid dehydrogenase family protein, which yields MFQKLVAIEPVSLVPSAEKMLWSFAGQVVMYPDIPTSDDEIIARIGDADAVLLSYTSRINRYVLECCPNVKYIGMCCSLYSPESANVDIRYANERGITVTGIRDYGDEGVVEYVVSELVRCLHGFGQEPWEELPREITGLKVGIVGLGKSGGMIADALKFFGADISYYARSEKEAATAKGYRFLPLKELLAESEVICCCLNKNTVLLHEEEFRQMGDRKILFNTGLSPAWDEAAFTEWLEGDNLCFCDTVGALGNEQLLNHPHVRCMQVSTGRTRQAFDRLSAKVLANLSEYNG from the coding sequence ATGTTTCAGAAACTTGTAGCTATAGAGCCGGTCAGTCTGGTTCCGTCGGCCGAAAAAATGTTGTGGTCATTTGCCGGTCAGGTCGTGATGTATCCTGACATACCCACGAGTGATGATGAAATCATTGCCCGTATCGGAGATGCTGATGCGGTGCTTTTGAGTTATACCTCCCGTATCAACCGATATGTACTTGAATGTTGTCCGAATGTGAAATACATTGGAATGTGTTGCTCGCTCTATTCTCCCGAAAGTGCTAATGTCGATATTCGCTATGCCAATGAACGGGGTATCACGGTGACAGGTATTCGGGATTATGGTGACGAGGGAGTAGTGGAATATGTAGTCAGTGAATTGGTGCGCTGTTTGCACGGCTTTGGACAGGAACCGTGGGAGGAGTTACCTCGTGAGATCACCGGATTGAAAGTCGGGATAGTCGGACTGGGTAAGTCTGGTGGCATGATAGCGGACGCTTTGAAGTTCTTTGGCGCTGATATTTCATATTATGCCCGCAGTGAGAAAGAAGCAGCCACTGCCAAAGGATATCGCTTTTTACCATTAAAGGAACTCCTTGCAGAGAGTGAAGTCATTTGTTGTTGCCTTAATAAAAATACGGTTCTGTTGCATGAAGAGGAATTCAGGCAGATGGGTGACCGGAAGATCTTATTCAATACCGGTTTGTCACCAGCATGGGATGAGGCTGCATTTACTGAATGGCTGGAAGGTGATAACCTTTGTTTTTGTGATACGGTAGGCGCATTGGGGAATGAGCAACTGCTCAATCATCCACATGTACGTTGTATGCAGGTGTCTACTGGCCGCACGCGTCAGGCGTTTGACCGCCTGAGCGCAAAAGTGTTGGCCAATCTGTCAGAATACAATGGGTGA
- a CDS encoding aspartate dehydrogenase domain-containing protein codes for MKKLVIVGCGRLAEIVADAVVKGLLPDYNLVGVYSRTASKAAHIVNKMQQHGKPCIACATLEELLALKPDYLVESASPAAMRELALPALRNGTSVITLSIGALADETFYREVAETAKANGTRIYIASGATGGFDVLRTASLMGNTTARFFNEKGPNGLKGTPVYDDSLQTEQRTVFSGSAAEAIRIFPTKVNVTVAASRASVGPENMQVSIQSTPGFVGDTQRVEIKNDQVHAVVDIYSATSDIAGWSVVSTLINIASPIVF; via the coding sequence ATGAAAAAATTAGTCATTGTTGGATGTGGACGACTTGCAGAAATCGTTGCGGATGCAGTTGTCAAAGGCTTATTACCAGATTATAATCTGGTAGGTGTCTATTCGCGTACGGCATCAAAAGCTGCGCACATCGTAAATAAAATGCAGCAACATGGCAAGCCTTGCATTGCTTGCGCCACATTGGAAGAGTTATTAGCATTAAAACCAGATTATCTGGTGGAGTCGGCCTCTCCTGCCGCTATGCGGGAATTGGCCTTGCCGGCATTGAGAAACGGAACGTCTGTCATTACCTTGTCTATCGGTGCTTTGGCAGACGAGACATTCTATCGGGAAGTGGCAGAAACCGCCAAGGCAAATGGCACACGAATCTATATCGCATCCGGAGCTACCGGTGGATTCGATGTTTTAAGAACTGCCTCCCTGATGGGAAATACAACAGCCCGCTTCTTCAATGAAAAAGGTCCTAACGGACTCAAAGGAACTCCCGTTTATGATGATTCTTTGCAAACGGAGCAACGTACCGTTTTCTCCGGAAGTGCTGCGGAAGCTATTCGCATCTTTCCAACCAAAGTGAATGTTACAGTTGCCGCCTCACGAGCTTCTGTCGGTCCGGAGAACATGCAGGTATCCATACAATCTACCCCCGGATTTGTGGGAGATACGCAAAGGGTAGAAATCAAAAATGACCAGGTGCATGCCGTAGTAGATATTTATAGTGCTACATCAGATATTGCAGGGTGGTCAGTAGTGAGCACCCTGATTAATATCGCATCACCCATTGTATTCTGA
- a CDS encoding sulfatase-like hydrolase/transferase: MMNFKMKNKTLFLCLPAMLNIPFGGSSAFGANPEKDNKENSPKRPNVLVLLTDDQTFSTIHAWGNNEIQTPNMDRLVNQGISFTQTHVMGGLNGAISQPSRAMLLTGRGLMDVHRNGQVIPKNEKTFPELFRENGYTTFGTGKWHSDKAAFNRSFSTGANIFFGGMHPYGNEKEEKGHRCPYLHEYDPTGKYKNGQWVNASLNTFSSELYADAAIKFIETNASNDDPFLMYVAFTSPHDPRNVLPDYGRKYGSKEITMPKNFVTQHPFDNGDLNERDEKLLPTPRVPEQVLAERANYYSMVNEVDVQIGRILDMLEKSGKADNTIIVFAADNGLCVGEHGLLGKQNLYEAAVRVPLVICGPNIPQNVMSDAYCYLYDLYPTLCDLSNIKAPTTVKGISLAQTIQNPKVKKRKDILLTYINLQRAIKKDGFKLILYNVDGQRHPQLFDLKADPMEMNNLYDNPKYSKKRKELTKLLYARMASVGDFCDPTKPDWGYPTKLKWEQVVKVNP, encoded by the coding sequence ATGATGAATTTCAAAATGAAAAACAAGACTCTGTTCTTATGCCTTCCGGCAATGTTGAACATACCTTTTGGAGGCTCTTCCGCATTCGGAGCAAATCCAGAAAAAGACAATAAAGAAAATAGCCCGAAACGCCCCAATGTACTTGTATTGCTAACGGATGACCAGACATTCAGCACTATCCATGCCTGGGGTAATAACGAAATTCAGACTCCGAATATGGATAGGCTTGTCAACCAGGGTATATCATTCACCCAAACTCACGTAATGGGCGGGCTCAATGGTGCCATCTCGCAGCCCAGTCGTGCGATGCTCCTTACCGGACGCGGTCTGATGGATGTACACCGCAACGGACAAGTCATCCCCAAGAATGAGAAAACATTTCCCGAACTGTTCCGCGAGAACGGCTATACAACCTTCGGAACCGGCAAATGGCACAGTGACAAAGCTGCATTCAACCGTTCGTTCTCTACGGGTGCAAACATTTTTTTCGGGGGAATGCATCCCTATGGAAATGAAAAGGAAGAAAAGGGACACCGATGCCCTTATCTGCATGAGTACGACCCGACAGGGAAATACAAAAATGGCCAATGGGTAAACGCATCACTCAATACTTTCTCGTCTGAGTTGTATGCCGATGCCGCCATCAAGTTCATTGAAACAAATGCGTCGAACGATGATCCGTTTCTGATGTATGTCGCATTTACTTCGCCGCATGATCCGCGTAACGTGTTACCCGATTACGGACGCAAATACGGCAGCAAGGAAATTACGATGCCAAAGAATTTTGTCACACAGCATCCGTTTGATAATGGAGACCTTAATGAACGTGATGAAAAATTGTTGCCTACTCCGCGTGTACCGGAACAGGTGCTTGCTGAAAGGGCCAACTATTATAGTATGGTGAACGAGGTAGATGTTCAGATAGGACGTATCCTTGATATGCTTGAAAAAAGCGGCAAAGCCGATAACACCATCATCGTATTTGCTGCGGACAACGGCCTTTGTGTCGGAGAACACGGACTGTTGGGGAAACAGAACTTATATGAAGCGGCGGTAAGAGTGCCTTTGGTGATATGCGGACCTAATATCCCGCAAAATGTTATGAGCGATGCCTACTGTTATCTTTATGACCTTTACCCCACTCTCTGTGATCTTTCGAATATAAAGGCACCGACTACTGTTAAGGGTATTTCATTAGCGCAAACCATACAGAACCCGAAAGTGAAAAAGCGTAAGGACATATTGCTGACATATATTAACCTTCAACGAGCTATCAAGAAGGATGGTTTCAAACTTATACTTTACAATGTAGACGGTCAGCGTCATCCGCAGCTTTTTGACCTTAAGGCGGATCCAATGGAAATGAATAATCTTTATGACAATCCGAAGTATAGTAAAAAACGTAAAGAGCTTACTAAATTACTTTATGCTCGAATGGCGTCTGTTGGCGATTTCTGTGATCCTACTAAACCGGATTGGGGCTATCCGACGAAACTGAAATGGGAACAAGTTGTCAAAGTCAATCCTTGA
- a CDS encoding TIGR00730 family Rossman fold protein → MEKIGIFCSASENIDKMYFESARQIGEWMGQKGKTLIYGGASLGLMECVARAVKENGGKVIGVVPTKLEENGKVSTLLDEEIHTRNLSDRKDIITEKSEVLVALPGGVGTLDEIFHVIAAASIGYHRKKVIFYNEYGFYDELLKALHTLEDKGFARQPFSTYYEVANTLNELKEKIN, encoded by the coding sequence ATGGAAAAGATAGGAATATTCTGTTCCGCCTCCGAGAACATTGACAAAATGTACTTCGAAAGTGCCCGCCAAATAGGAGAATGGATGGGGCAGAAAGGCAAAACCTTGATATATGGAGGGGCCAGCCTCGGACTGATGGAATGTGTAGCCCGTGCCGTGAAAGAAAACGGAGGCAAGGTCATCGGAGTTGTTCCCACCAAACTGGAGGAGAACGGCAAAGTAAGCACTCTGTTAGACGAAGAAATTCACACCCGCAACTTGAGTGACCGCAAAGATATCATAACAGAGAAGTCGGAAGTGTTAGTCGCACTACCCGGAGGCGTTGGTACACTCGATGAGATTTTCCATGTAATAGCCGCTGCTTCTATCGGTTATCACCGGAAAAAGGTCATCTTCTACAATGAATATGGTTTCTATGACGAACTATTGAAAGCACTCCACACCCTGGAGGATAAAGGTTTTGCACGGCAACCATTCTCAACTTATTACGAAGTGGCAAACACATTGAACGAATTAAAAGAAAAAATAAACTGA